The following are encoded in a window of bacterium genomic DNA:
- a CDS encoding 4Fe-4S dicluster domain-containing protein gives MPRYGMIIDTKRCVGCADCVVACKTENNVPDGFCRDWIVQEVRGAFPNLQMEIRSERCNHCENAPCVRCCPTGASYVADGGIVLVQHDECTGCKACIASCPYDARFVHPEGYVDKCTFCLHRVQQGLEPACVAVCPTKCMHFGDLDDPNSEVSKLLAARPHHALIPEAGTQPKIFYLN, from the coding sequence ATGCCCCGCTACGGGATGATCATTGACACGAAACGCTGCGTGGGTTGCGCCGATTGTGTCGTGGCCTGCAAGACCGAGAATAACGTTCCCGACGGCTTTTGCCGGGATTGGATTGTGCAAGAAGTGCGTGGCGCGTTTCCCAATCTGCAAATGGAGATTCGCTCCGAGCGTTGCAACCACTGCGAGAATGCGCCGTGCGTGCGCTGCTGCCCCACCGGCGCGAGTTATGTTGCGGACGGCGGCATCGTGCTGGTGCAGCACGACGAATGCACCGGTTGCAAGGCGTGCATTGCCTCCTGCCCCTATGACGCGCGCTTCGTGCATCCCGAAGGCTACGTCGACAAATGCACGTTCTGCCTTCATCGTGTACAGCAAGGCCTCGAGCCTGCTTGCGTTGCCGTGTGCCCAACGAAATGTATGCACTTCGGCGATCTCGATGATCCGAACAGTGAAGTGAGCAAACTGCTGGCGGCGCGGCCGCATCATGCGCTCATTCCCGAAGCCGGCACGCAGCCGAAGATTTTTTATTTGAATTAA
- a CDS encoding molybdopterin-dependent oxidoreductase has protein sequence MAGSFSRRDFIKISGLGLGAVAAGGGVLKAFVDANRHEVLAAPALTGFTDGPVTLTPTVCEVCFWQCAGWVHTVNGQPWKITGHPADPNCNGRLCPRGTGGLGAYLDEDRLRTPLLRTEVRGKQTFREASWEEAFAYIAAKMKKIAAEHGPECVALFTHGSGGAYFKHLLRAYGSDNVAAPSYAQCRGPREEAYMLTFGDEVGSPERTDLQNTECLVLIGSHLGENMHNTQVQEFADAVANGATVITVDPRFSVAASKSKYWLPIRPATDTALLLAWIHVIIAEKLYDQDYVEKYTVGFEELKAAVQHNTPEWAYPITTIEPGVIRATAREMARHRPATIVHPGRHVTWYGDDTQRVRAGAILNALLGSWGRRGGFYFPNKAEVPAYPHPPYPKPRRTWRDAFPDKYPMANLALANGVCEATIPSATRNCNFKGWIVYGTNLMITLPEPQKTIAAIQNLDLLVAIDLMPAEITGWADVVLPECSYLERYDDLRILPGRVPAIALRAPAFAPRFDSKPAWWMAKELARHLGLEAYFPWQDFEEYLESRLRPLGTSLAEMKKKGVLVLEDQRHPLYLAEGAEHTFDTPSGKIELASALLAEMGFEAVPKYEPHEEPPAGYYRLIYGRAPTHTFGRTTNNPILAETMSENEVWVNPAIAQRNGIRNGEYVVLVNQDGVRSNKVKAKVTERIRHDCVYLVHGFGHTDKRMRRTYLRGADDTGLITRVKIDPIMGGTGMRGNFVMFESVSS, from the coding sequence ATGGCAGGATCATTCTCACGACGTGATTTCATCAAGATCAGCGGACTGGGCTTGGGCGCAGTCGCCGCGGGCGGCGGCGTGCTCAAAGCCTTTGTCGATGCCAACCGGCACGAGGTGCTCGCGGCGCCGGCACTCACCGGTTTCACCGACGGCCCGGTGACCCTGACGCCCACGGTTTGCGAGGTTTGTTTCTGGCAATGCGCCGGCTGGGTGCACACGGTCAACGGCCAGCCCTGGAAGATCACCGGTCATCCGGCGGATCCGAACTGCAACGGCCGGCTCTGCCCGCGCGGCACCGGCGGCTTGGGCGCCTATCTTGACGAAGATCGCCTGCGCACGCCGCTGCTGCGCACCGAAGTGCGCGGCAAGCAAACCTTCCGCGAGGCCTCGTGGGAGGAGGCTTTCGCCTACATCGCGGCAAAAATGAAAAAGATCGCCGCGGAGCACGGCCCGGAGTGCGTCGCGCTGTTCACGCACGGTTCGGGCGGCGCCTACTTCAAGCATCTCCTGCGCGCCTATGGCTCGGACAACGTGGCTGCGCCCTCCTATGCCCAATGCCGTGGCCCGCGCGAAGAAGCCTACATGCTCACCTTCGGCGACGAAGTCGGTTCGCCCGAGCGCACCGACCTGCAAAACACCGAATGCCTGGTACTGATCGGCAGCCATCTGGGCGAAAACATGCACAACACCCAGGTGCAGGAATTCGCCGATGCCGTTGCCAACGGCGCCACGGTGATTACCGTTGATCCGCGCTTTTCCGTGGCCGCCAGTAAATCGAAATATTGGCTGCCCATCCGCCCCGCCACTGACACCGCGCTGCTGCTGGCGTGGATTCATGTCATCATCGCAGAAAAGCTCTACGACCAGGACTATGTGGAAAAATACACGGTGGGATTCGAGGAGCTGAAAGCTGCGGTGCAGCACAACACGCCGGAATGGGCCTATCCCATCACCACCATCGAACCGGGCGTGATTCGTGCGACCGCACGCGAAATGGCGCGCCATCGCCCCGCGACCATCGTGCATCCCGGCCGCCACGTAACTTGGTATGGCGACGACACGCAGCGCGTGCGCGCCGGCGCCATTCTCAATGCCCTGCTCGGCAGTTGGGGCCGCCGCGGCGGATTCTATTTTCCCAATAAAGCCGAGGTGCCGGCGTATCCGCATCCGCCCTACCCCAAACCGAGACGCACCTGGCGCGATGCCTTCCCCGACAAATATCCCATGGCAAATCTCGCCCTGGCCAACGGCGTTTGCGAAGCCACCATCCCCTCGGCAACGCGCAACTGCAATTTCAAAGGGTGGATCGTGTACGGCACCAATCTCATGATCACCCTGCCGGAGCCGCAAAAGACCATCGCAGCCATTCAGAATCTCGATTTGCTGGTGGCGATCGATCTCATGCCGGCGGAGATCACCGGCTGGGCCGACGTGGTGCTGCCGGAATGCTCCTATCTCGAACGCTATGATGACTTGCGTATCTTGCCCGGCCGCGTGCCCGCCATTGCCCTGCGCGCACCGGCCTTCGCGCCGCGCTTCGATTCCAAACCGGCCTGGTGGATGGCGAAGGAACTGGCCCGCCACCTCGGCCTCGAGGCCTATTTCCCCTGGCAGGATTTCGAAGAATATCTCGAGTCCCGCTTGCGGCCGCTCGGCACCAGTCTGGCGGAGATGAAAAAGAAGGGCGTGCTGGTGCTGGAGGATCAGCGCCATCCACTTTATCTCGCAGAAGGCGCAGAACACACCTTCGACACCCCCAGCGGCAAAATCGAGCTGGCCTCGGCTCTACTCGCTGAAATGGGCTTCGAGGCCGTGCCGAAATATGAGCCGCACGAAGAGCCGCCCGCGGGCTATTACCGGCTGATCTACGGCCGCGCGCCGACGCACACCTTCGGCCGCACCACCAACAACCCCATTCTCGCCGAAACCATGAGTGAGAATGAAGTTTGGGTCAATCCCGCGATCGCACAGCGGAACGGCATCCGCAACGGCGAATATGTCGTGCTGGTGAATCAAGACGGCGTGCGCAGCAACAAAGTGAAAGCCAAAGTGACCGAGCGCATTCGCCATGACTGTGTTTACCTGGTGCATGGTTTCGGCCACACCGACAAGCGCATGCGCCGCACCTATCTGCGCGGCGCCGACGATACCGGTTTGATCACGCGGGTGAAGATCGACCCCATCATGGGTGGCACGGGGATGCGCGGTAACTTCGTGATGTTTGAATCGGTGAGTAGTTGA
- a CDS encoding MerR family transcriptional regulator, translating to MPSTTNKARLKIRQVAAQLDIAVETIRMYEREGLLLPAKTASGQRWFEASDLHWLGCLRRLIKEQGLNLAGIRRLLALMPCWDLKPCSPTERESCPAYLGEKQPCWMMKARLPQVCQAADCRSCLVYQNASHCENLKTLLQKNAKRNQESYGRIILTT from the coding sequence ATGCCCAGCACGACCAACAAAGCCAGACTCAAAATTCGCCAGGTTGCCGCGCAACTCGACATTGCCGTTGAAACCATTCGCATGTATGAACGCGAGGGCCTGTTGTTGCCCGCCAAGACTGCGAGCGGGCAACGCTGGTTCGAGGCTTCCGATCTGCACTGGCTGGGCTGCCTGCGTCGCCTGATCAAAGAGCAAGGTCTCAATCTCGCGGGCATTCGCCGTTTGCTGGCGCTCATGCCTTGTTGGGATTTGAAACCCTGCTCGCCCACGGAAAGAGAAAGCTGTCCCGCTTATCTGGGAGAAAAGCAGCCCTGCTGGATGATGAAAGCCCGGCTGCCGCAGGTCTGCCAAGCGGCCGACTGCCGGAGCTGCCTGGTCTACCAGAATGCTTCACATTGCGAAAACCTGAAGACTTTACTGCAAAAGAATGCCAAGCGAAACCAGGAGTCTTATGGCAGGATCATTCTCACGACGTGA
- a CDS encoding ATP-binding protein: protein MKLARHIQPRYVIAITVVMALLMVSSALVELQQSQRELAHLMTEEASSLIEAIAQSGRNTILSNQEIEQLLAERLLNNAHLLARLDSAAVLTSQQLAEIAAANDIFRINIFDHNGTKVLSSYLEHDEHAGLPARHEPQDFLQPVLTGEVTQLVIGLKAARIEAGQRYAVAVQRRRSGGGALVLNLDAAYFLEFRKRIGIGKLLQDLGDNSGVEFIALQDEEGIIAASRNVAELSQIAGDDFMLQAQRSDSVHTRIAAFNGRKVFEVAKPLVVQGEQQGLFRLGLSMDEMLALEARMARRLLILSLVLIAIGAVLLTFILINQNLQTVSLEYQRIKSYTGEILQNLAEAVVTRDRQQVITLFNKSAAQMLEVPAEQAVGKPCTEVFGERHAVLADSLLQPSPVRDRETHYVSAAGGTRALAISTSLTYDERGEVDSATAVIKDLTEQRRLEEQMHRREKLLAMGELASGVAHEIRNPLNAISMIAQRFEKEFVPQAEVAEYRALTAVLKSEVQRVTHIIQQFLRFARPPRLNLSQIALPALLQQIAALFAGQARAKGVRFETAHEPDCDLHIDREQMTQAILNLLQNALEATPPGGRISLSCARSGSNAMIRVEDSGSGIPADRLDKIFNLYYTTKPHGTGMGLAITQQIVQQHQGTIQVHSQVGSGTEFLITIPAERNGQ from the coding sequence TTGAAGCTTGCTCGCCACATCCAGCCGCGCTATGTGATCGCCATTACCGTGGTGATGGCTTTGCTGATGGTGTCTTCCGCGCTGGTGGAATTGCAGCAGAGCCAGCGCGAACTGGCGCACTTGATGACGGAGGAAGCCAGCTCACTTATCGAAGCCATCGCGCAAAGCGGCCGCAATACCATTCTCTCGAATCAAGAGATTGAACAATTGCTGGCGGAGCGGCTGTTGAACAACGCCCATCTGCTGGCCCGGCTGGACAGCGCGGCGGTTCTAACTTCGCAACAACTCGCCGAAATCGCGGCAGCCAACGATATTTTTCGCATCAATATTTTCGATCACAATGGCACGAAGGTGTTGAGCAGCTACCTCGAGCACGACGAGCACGCCGGCCTGCCGGCACGGCATGAACCGCAAGATTTTCTGCAGCCGGTGTTGACCGGAGAGGTGACGCAGCTCGTCATCGGTCTGAAAGCTGCGCGCATCGAAGCGGGCCAGCGTTATGCCGTGGCCGTGCAACGCCGGCGCAGCGGCGGCGGCGCCCTCGTGCTGAATTTGGATGCCGCCTATTTCCTGGAATTCCGCAAACGCATCGGCATCGGCAAACTGCTGCAGGATCTCGGCGACAACAGCGGGGTGGAGTTCATCGCGCTGCAGGATGAAGAAGGCATCATCGCCGCCAGCCGCAACGTCGCGGAGCTCAGCCAGATTGCCGGCGATGATTTCATGCTGCAGGCGCAGCGCAGCGATTCGGTGCACACCCGCATTGCCGCCTTCAACGGCAGAAAAGTGTTCGAAGTGGCCAAGCCGCTGGTGGTGCAGGGCGAGCAGCAGGGCTTGTTTCGGTTGGGATTGTCGATGGATGAAATGCTGGCGCTGGAGGCCCGCATGGCGCGCCGCCTGCTGATCCTCTCGCTGGTGTTGATCGCGATCGGCGCGGTGCTGCTCACCTTCATCCTGATCAACCAAAATCTGCAAACCGTGTCGCTGGAATATCAGCGCATCAAATCCTACACCGGCGAAATTCTGCAAAACCTGGCGGAGGCCGTGGTCACGCGCGACCGCCAGCAGGTGATTACTCTTTTCAACAAGAGCGCAGCGCAGATGCTCGAAGTGCCGGCCGAGCAGGCAGTGGGGAAGCCGTGCACGGAAGTCTTTGGCGAGCGGCACGCGGTGCTGGCCGACAGCCTGCTGCAGCCCAGCCCGGTGCGCGATCGAGAGACGCACTATGTCAGTGCGGCCGGCGGCACGCGCGCCCTGGCCATCAGCACCTCGCTGACCTATGACGAACGCGGCGAGGTGGACTCTGCCACGGCCGTGATCAAAGATTTGACCGAGCAGCGCCGGCTGGAAGAGCAGATGCACCGCCGGGAAAAATTGCTGGCCATGGGCGAGCTGGCCTCGGGCGTGGCGCATGAGATCCGCAATCCGCTCAATGCCATTTCCATGATTGCGCAACGCTTCGAAAAGGAATTCGTGCCGCAAGCCGAGGTGGCGGAATACCGCGCGCTCACCGCGGTGCTGAAATCAGAAGTGCAGCGCGTGACGCACATCATTCAACAGTTTCTGCGTTTCGCACGGCCGCCGCGCTTGAATCTGAGCCAGATTGCCCTGCCCGCTTTGCTGCAGCAGATTGCCGCGCTGTTTGCCGGCCAGGCGCGCGCCAAGGGCGTGCGCTTCGAAACGGCGCATGAACCGGATTGCGATTTGCATATCGATCGCGAACAGATGACGCAGGCGATTCTCAATCTGCTGCAAAACGCGCTGGAGGCGACACCGCCCGGCGGCCGGATCTCGTTGTCGTGCGCGCGCAGCGGGTCCAACGCGATGATCCGGGTGGAAGACAGCGGCAGCGGCATTCCGGCGGACCGGCTCGACAAGATTTTCAATTTGTATTACACCACCAAGCCGCACGGCACCGGCATGGGGCTGGCGATCACCCAGCAAATCGTGCAGCAACATCAGGGCACGATTCAAGTGCACAGCCAGGTGGGCAGCGGCACGGAATTCCTCATTACCATACCCGCGGAGCGCAACGGGCAGTAG
- a CDS encoding PLP-dependent aspartate aminotransferase family protein — MKAKAAHRATKAIHAGGLHKEVFGEVSVPIFQCSTFAFPSAEEGAARFAGEHAGYIYTRMGNPTVQALEECIAALENGYAGMATASGMAAITTVYLALLGQGAHVVGTDSVYGPTRMVLEKEFARFGVTATFVDTSNLENLQRALRANTRLVFVETPANPTMTVTDIRAAAEIAHRHDAILVVDNTFASPYLQRPLELGADVVVHSMTKSINGHSDVVAGMIITKNENLYRRIKPVLNLFGGTMDPHQAWLVLRGVRTMPLRVERSQENARKLADFLQQHPNVTWVHYPGLPDHPQHAVARRQMDGFGSMICFGVKNGLAGGKMVMDSVRLFTLAVSLGGVESLIEHPASMTHASVPRQEREQAGIGDELVRLAVGCENFDDLREDLDQALNKIPA; from the coding sequence ATGAAAGCGAAGGCAGCGCACCGGGCAACCAAAGCGATTCATGCCGGCGGTTTGCACAAAGAAGTGTTCGGCGAAGTATCCGTGCCGATCTTCCAATGCTCGACCTTTGCCTTTCCCAGCGCTGAAGAAGGCGCGGCGCGCTTCGCCGGCGAGCATGCCGGCTATATCTACACCCGCATGGGCAATCCCACCGTTCAGGCATTGGAGGAATGCATTGCGGCGCTGGAGAATGGCTATGCCGGCATGGCCACCGCCTCCGGCATGGCGGCCATCACCACGGTTTACCTGGCGCTGCTCGGCCAGGGCGCGCATGTCGTCGGCACGGATTCCGTCTATGGTCCGACCCGCATGGTTTTGGAGAAAGAATTCGCACGCTTTGGCGTAACCGCCACATTCGTCGACACCTCGAATTTGGAGAATCTGCAACGCGCCCTGCGCGCCAACACGCGCTTGGTGTTTGTCGAGACGCCGGCGAATCCGACCATGACGGTGACGGACATACGCGCCGCCGCGGAAATCGCGCACCGCCACGATGCCATCCTGGTGGTGGACAACACTTTCGCCAGTCCCTATCTGCAGCGTCCGTTGGAATTGGGCGCCGACGTGGTGGTGCACAGCATGACAAAGTCGATCAATGGGCACAGTGACGTCGTCGCCGGCATGATTATCACGAAGAATGAAAACCTGTACCGGCGCATCAAGCCGGTATTGAATCTGTTCGGCGGTACGATGGATCCGCATCAAGCCTGGCTGGTGCTGCGCGGCGTGCGCACCATGCCCCTGCGCGTGGAGCGCAGCCAGGAAAACGCCCGCAAGCTGGCGGACTTCCTGCAGCAGCATCCCAACGTCACGTGGGTGCACTATCCCGGTTTGCCGGATCATCCGCAGCACGCCGTTGCCAGAAGGCAAATGGACGGGTTCGGCAGCATGATCTGCTTCGGCGTCAAAAACGGGCTGGCGGGCGGAAAGATGGTGATGGACAGCGTGCGCTTGTTTACTCTCGCCGTTTCGCTCGGCGGGGTGGAATCGTTGATCGAGCATCCGGCTTCCATGACGCACGCCAGTGTGCCGCGGCAGGAGCGGGAACAAGCCGGGATCGGAGATGAACTGGTGCGCCTGGCGGTGGGATGTGAAAATTTCGATGACCTGCGTGAGGATCTGGATCAGGCTTTGAACAAGATCCCTGCCTGA
- a CDS encoding alanine dehydrogenase — protein sequence MNIGIPKETSIEERRVGLTPVGVFALVNEGHVVYVEKDAGKTCGFTDQEFQQVGAQIAFSGEEVFRRAQFIVKVQPPTDEECQYLEPGKIVFSLLGIGITRASVLKALLQKKVTAIGYEFIEQADGNLPVLTAMSEIAGNLLPQIAGRLLESEYGGRGITLAGVSGVTPANVVILGAGVVGFNAARAFSALGAQVLVMDKNLDKLRHADLLLDKRVSTTVITPLLVERWSRLADVLIGAVLIPGQRPPGLVTEQMVKNMKPGSIVIDVSIDQGGCVATSRPTTLSSPTFVQHGVIHYCVPNIPASVARTASHALNNSVLPWVLEVANDGLEATLRGLLPLRRGVYLHNGRSTQVGVSEKTKSEYSDIDALLTSVS from the coding sequence ATGAACATCGGGATTCCCAAAGAAACGTCGATCGAGGAGCGCCGCGTGGGCCTGACGCCCGTTGGCGTGTTTGCTTTGGTGAATGAAGGCCACGTGGTTTACGTCGAGAAAGACGCGGGCAAAACCTGCGGCTTTACCGATCAGGAATTCCAGCAGGTCGGCGCGCAGATCGCTTTTTCGGGAGAGGAGGTTTTCCGGCGCGCGCAGTTCATCGTCAAGGTGCAGCCTCCCACCGACGAAGAATGCCAGTACCTCGAGCCCGGCAAGATCGTTTTTTCCTTGCTCGGCATCGGCATCACGCGCGCTTCCGTGCTCAAAGCACTGTTGCAGAAAAAAGTGACTGCCATCGGCTACGAGTTCATTGAGCAGGCCGATGGCAATCTGCCGGTGCTCACCGCCATGAGCGAAATTGCCGGCAATTTGCTGCCGCAAATTGCGGGTCGCCTGCTGGAAAGCGAGTATGGCGGCCGCGGCATTACGCTCGCCGGCGTCTCGGGCGTGACCCCGGCGAACGTCGTCATCCTGGGCGCTGGCGTGGTCGGTTTCAACGCGGCCCGCGCCTTTTCCGCGCTCGGCGCACAAGTCTTGGTGATGGATAAGAACCTCGACAAGTTGCGCCATGCCGATCTCCTGCTCGACAAGCGTGTGTCAACCACCGTGATCACGCCCCTGCTGGTGGAGCGCTGGTCGCGCCTTGCCGATGTCCTGATCGGCGCCGTGCTGATTCCCGGGCAGCGGCCGCCCGGTTTGGTAACGGAGCAGATGGTGAAGAACATGAAGCCGGGCTCGATCGTCATCGATGTCTCGATCGATCAGGGCGGTTGTGTGGCGACCAGCCGGCCCACCACTCTTTCTTCGCCGACTTTTGTACAGCACGGTGTCATCCACTACTGTGTGCCCAATATTCCGGCCTCTGTCGCGCGCACGGCTTCCCATGCCCTGAACAATTCCGTGTTGCCCTGGGTGCTGGAGGTTGCCAATGACGGCCTGGAAGCCACGCTGCGCGGTCTGTTGCCGCTGCGCCGCGGCGTTTATCTTCACAACGGCCGCAGCACACAAGTGGGTGTCTCGGAAAAGACGAAAAGCGAGTATTCCGATATAGATGCGTTGCTGACCTCTGTGAGCTGA
- a CDS encoding 4-hydroxybutyrate CoA-transferase translates to MEDYRSKLATAEQAVAVIKSGDKIFTSGNAAAPYFLVQALARRKNELQNVDVFTLLMLGEDPLSRPEMIGHFRRKSLFVGPADREAVNEGRADYYPIFLYQIPNLFRQHVQLDVAIIHTSLPDEHGFVSLGVEAIATKAAAESAKMVIAQVNENMPRVLGDCFLHVSRLSKIVEVSEPLPTLKPKPFTEVEMQIAHHITTLIDDRATLQLGIGGIPDAVLSLLKGKKDLGIHTEMVSDGVMQAIEDGIVTNAYKSLHPGKVIATFLLGSERLYAYSHNNPLFELHQVDYTNDPFVVARNDNMISINSALEVDLTGQVCSDSIGYTIYSGFGGQVDFTRGAARAKGGRPIIALSSTAKNGQISRIVPHLKEGAGVVTSRGDVHYVVTEHGIAYLHGRSIRERVRAMIDIAHPKYREELESFAKLRKYI, encoded by the coding sequence ATGGAAGACTATCGCAGCAAGCTTGCCACTGCCGAGCAGGCTGTTGCTGTCATAAAAAGTGGCGACAAGATCTTCACCTCGGGCAATGCCGCGGCGCCGTATTTTCTGGTTCAGGCGCTCGCCCGGCGCAAGAATGAGTTGCAAAATGTGGACGTGTTCACGCTGCTGATGCTGGGAGAAGATCCCTTGAGCCGGCCGGAGATGATCGGGCATTTCCGGCGCAAATCCCTGTTTGTCGGGCCCGCGGACCGCGAGGCCGTCAATGAAGGCCGCGCCGACTATTATCCCATCTTCCTTTATCAAATCCCCAATTTGTTCCGCCAACATGTGCAGTTGGACGTCGCCATCATCCACACCTCTCTGCCGGATGAGCACGGTTTCGTCTCGCTGGGCGTGGAAGCCATCGCCACCAAAGCCGCGGCCGAATCGGCCAAAATGGTGATCGCGCAGGTGAATGAGAACATGCCGCGCGTGCTGGGCGACTGCTTCCTGCACGTTTCCCGCCTCAGCAAAATCGTCGAAGTCTCCGAGCCGCTGCCCACGCTCAAGCCCAAACCCTTCACCGAAGTCGAAATGCAGATTGCGCACCACATCACCACCCTAATCGATGATCGTGCCACGCTGCAGCTCGGCATCGGCGGCATTCCGGACGCGGTGCTGTCGCTGTTGAAAGGCAAGAAGGATCTCGGCATCCACACCGAAATGGTGTCTGATGGCGTCATGCAAGCCATCGAAGACGGCATTGTGACCAATGCCTACAAAAGCCTGCATCCCGGCAAAGTCATCGCCACCTTTTTGTTGGGGAGCGAGCGGCTGTATGCCTACAGCCACAACAATCCGCTGTTTGAGCTGCATCAAGTGGATTACACCAACGATCCGTTCGTCGTGGCGCGCAATGACAACATGATTTCGATCAACTCCGCGCTGGAAGTGGATCTTACCGGCCAGGTGTGCTCGGACAGCATTGGCTACACCATCTATTCCGGTTTTGGCGGCCAGGTCGATTTCACCCGCGGCGCCGCGCGCGCCAAAGGCGGCAGGCCCATCATCGCCCTGTCGTCGACCGCCAAGAACGGGCAGATCTCCCGCATCGTGCCGCATCTCAAGGAAGGCGCCGGCGTGGTGACCAGCCGCGGCGACGTGCACTATGTTGTCACCGAGCACGGCATTGCCTACCTGCACGGCAGAAGCATCCGCGAGCGCGTGCGCGCAATGATCGACATTGCGCACCCGAAGTACCGCGAGGAGCTGGAGAGCTTTGCCAAGCTGCGCAAGTATATCTAA
- a CDS encoding sigma-54 dependent transcriptional regulator encodes MNYDTILVVDDEAGQRQVLAGYLRKKRHVVFEAGSAAEALARLPRETIDIVLTDLKMPDKSGLELLKDMRAQHPETMVVIMTAFGTIEGAVAAMREGAYDYLTKPVDLDELDLLLQRLRERRQLISENRLLKQQLAEKFQFTGIVSQSAAMAEVLNLAGRVADSKATVLLRGESGTGKELIARAIHFSSGRKDQPFIAVNGAALNENLLESELFGHERGAFTGADKQRRGRFELADRGTLFLDEIGDVPLATQVKLLRVLQEEQFERVGGSETLQVDVRVIAATNRDLHERIKQGLFREDLFYRLNVVTIDIPPLRQRRDDLAPAIEHFLAKAGAENKKQKMSISKEAMDILLRYDYPGNMRELQNLIARAVVLAREEMITTAELPLMLRQLRSEQPTAALRPAATLPDRVEALEKEAILDALQQTQGNQSQAAKMLGLSERNLRYRLQKWGMK; translated from the coding sequence ATGAACTACGATACCATTCTCGTTGTCGATGATGAAGCCGGGCAGCGCCAGGTGCTGGCCGGCTATCTCCGCAAAAAGCGTCACGTCGTGTTTGAAGCCGGCTCCGCTGCCGAGGCGCTGGCGCGGCTGCCGCGGGAGACCATCGACATCGTGCTCACCGATCTCAAGATGCCGGACAAATCCGGGCTGGAACTGCTCAAGGACATGCGCGCACAGCATCCCGAAACCATGGTGGTGATCATGACCGCGTTCGGCACCATCGAGGGCGCGGTCGCCGCCATGCGCGAGGGCGCCTACGACTATCTCACCAAACCGGTCGACCTCGATGAGCTTGACCTGTTGCTGCAACGCCTGCGCGAGCGGCGGCAACTGATTTCGGAAAACCGCTTGCTCAAGCAGCAACTGGCGGAAAAGTTCCAATTCACCGGCATCGTTTCCCAATCCGCGGCCATGGCAGAAGTGCTGAATCTTGCCGGCCGGGTGGCTGACAGCAAGGCCACGGTGCTGCTGCGCGGCGAGAGCGGCACGGGCAAAGAGCTGATCGCCCGGGCGATTCATTTCAGCAGCGGACGCAAAGACCAGCCCTTCATCGCGGTGAATGGCGCGGCGCTGAATGAGAATCTGCTGGAAAGCGAATTGTTCGGCCACGAGCGCGGCGCTTTCACCGGCGCGGACAAACAGCGGCGCGGCCGCTTCGAGCTGGCGGACCGCGGCACGCTGTTTCTGGACGAGATCGGCGACGTGCCCCTGGCAACGCAAGTCAAGTTGCTGCGCGTGTTGCAGGAAGAGCAGTTCGAGCGCGTGGGCGGCTCCGAGACGCTGCAAGTCGATGTGCGGGTGATTGCCGCGACCAACCGGGATTTGCATGAGCGCATCAAGCAAGGCCTGTTTCGCGAGGATTTGTTTTACCGGTTGAATGTGGTCACCATCGACATTCCACCGCTGCGGCAACGGCGCGACGACCTCGCGCCGGCGATCGAGCATTTTCTGGCGAAAGCTGGGGCCGAGAACAAGAAACAAAAAATGTCCATCTCCAAGGAGGCGATGGACATTCTGCTGCGCTATGATTATCCCGGCAACATGCGCGAGCTGCAAAACCTGATCGCGCGCGCCGTGGTGCTGGCACGCGAGGAGATGATCACGACCGCGGAGCTGCCGCTCATGCTGCGCCAACTGCGCAGCGAACAACCAACCGCCGCGCTCCGGCCTGCGGCAACGCTGCCGGACCGGGTGGAAGCGCTGGAAAAGGAAGCGATCCTGGACGCGCTGCAACAGACCCAGGGCAATCAATCGCAGGCCGCGAAAATGCTCGGTCTTTCCGAGCGCAACCTGCGCTATCGTCTGCAGAAGTGGGGGATGAAGTAG